In Methanonatronarchaeum sp. AMET-Sl, one genomic interval encodes:
- a CDS encoding CBS domain-containing protein, translated as METKIPVKEIMTLDVVTVDVDDDVQSAGIKMADKNIGSVIVVDDGTPVGIITEKDLVHKVLAKGYSPDELVVKDVMTRPLVTIEKEEEINTAIRKMRKLKIERLPVISGKELVGIITSNDILSVSPEIFDILSEAAEIYGSNKIYSENKEWDTTGICNSCNTFSTELDLVEGELICEQCRDEVEAGGYGV; from the coding sequence ATGGAGACGAAGATTCCGGTTAAAGAGATAATGACGTTGGATGTTGTCACAGTTGATGTAGATGATGATGTCCAAAGTGCTGGTATTAAGATGGCGGACAAGAACATAGGTAGTGTGATTGTCGTTGATGACGGGACACCAGTGGGTATAATTACTGAAAAAGACCTTGTGCATAAAGTTTTAGCCAAAGGCTATTCTCCCGATGAATTAGTCGTTAAAGACGTTATGACTCGCCCTTTAGTTACTATTGAGAAGGAAGAGGAAATAAACACTGCGATACGGAAGATGCGGAAATTGAAGATTGAGCGATTGCCTGTGATTAGTGGGAAAGAACTTGTTGGGATTATAACTAGTAATGATATACTTTCTGTTTCACCTGAAATATTTGATATATTGAGTGAAGCCGCAGAAATTTATGGCTCCAACAAAATATATTCAGAAAATAAGGAGTGGGATACAACCGGTATATGTAATAGTTGTAATACTTTCTCAACAGAACTCGATTTAGTAGAGGGCGAATTGATTTGTGAACAGTGTCGGGATGAAGTTGAAGCCGGAGGCTATGGAGTATAA
- a CDS encoding CBS domain-containing protein, whose translation MKVKEVMDETSPLKVREDDFITNARQILRDNKLRAVPVLNDLDKVSGVLTRDGVLKVTSNKSNVTVKGFTKNIEVLTPENNVIEAAKIILNYNIDSVPIVKTTSNKSLVGVINIHDVLNVISENTTNPGLKVNEIMSTDVDTVNYNEGVSRCWLNMLDTGLSGFPVIKNDRLIGIITKGDIIQAGYARFSREGKTGGSSRREGKTGGSSRDKTKISKLMSTPVITVSPKTPVSNAVNKMKNHGIGRLPIVEEDNLIGIVDRYDVLKPYLG comes from the coding sequence ATGAAAGTTAAAGAAGTTATGGATGAAACATCTCCTTTAAAAGTTAGAGAAGACGATTTTATAACTAATGCTAGACAGATTTTGAGAGACAACAAACTGAGAGCCGTTCCTGTACTTAATGACCTCGATAAGGTTTCAGGTGTGTTAACCAGAGATGGTGTTTTAAAGGTGACTTCAAACAAATCGAACGTAACAGTAAAAGGTTTCACTAAAAACATAGAGGTATTAACCCCTGAAAACAACGTAATTGAAGCAGCGAAAATAATCCTTAATTATAATATTGATTCCGTTCCAATCGTTAAAACAACATCAAATAAATCTCTGGTTGGTGTAATCAACATCCATGATGTTCTCAATGTAATTTCAGAAAACACAACAAATCCAGGACTCAAGGTAAATGAAATAATGAGTACCGATGTCGACACGGTAAACTATAATGAAGGGGTTTCTAGATGTTGGCTAAACATGTTAGATACAGGTCTCTCAGGGTTTCCAGTGATTAAAAACGATAGACTCATAGGTATAATAACAAAAGGAGACATCATTCAAGCCGGTTACGCTAGATTTAGTAGAGAGGGAAAAACTGGTGGTAGTTCAAGGAGAGAGGGAAAAACTGGTGGTAGTTCACGAGATAAAACAAAAATTAGTAAACTAATGTCAACACCAGTAATTACAGTATCGCCAAAAACACCGGTTTCCAATGCAGTTAACAAAATGAAAAACCATGGAATCGGTAGACTTCCCATTGTCGAAGAAGACAATTTAATTGGTATAGTAGATAGATACGATGTTCTTAAACCCTATCTGGGGTGA
- a CDS encoding CBS domain-containing protein yields the protein MDRGPVEFKTRLSDQESEIIRIAGKDVVTIPRTITIIGAAKTMTNYGFRRLPVTNPGNNKLEGILTSMDIVRFMGGGESFKLIKNGHYGNFLSAINESVNQIMESKVISVDEKGSLEDAVNKMVSSGIGGIPIVDNENRVKGIITERDIVSLISKIDIVKGIKVKDIMTKKVITIPPDSSIMNLTTTMVEQGFRRLPIIEDGILVGIVTATDVLRYLGNGGVFDKLVTGDINEVLDVPVSEIMVSDVETGNSQDPLTDIAKTMANENIGSIPIIDNNNLEGIVTENDLVRSIIEVQE from the coding sequence ATGGACAGAGGGCCCGTAGAGTTTAAAACAAGGCTCTCGGATCAAGAAAGCGAGATTATTAGGATAGCTGGGAAAGATGTAGTAACGATACCAAGAACAATAACTATTATTGGTGCTGCTAAAACGATGACAAACTATGGATTTAGGAGGTTACCGGTAACAAACCCCGGAAACAACAAACTGGAAGGCATACTCACCAGCATGGATATAGTTAGATTCATGGGTGGTGGAGAAAGTTTCAAACTAATTAAAAACGGCCATTATGGAAACTTCCTTTCAGCTATAAATGAAAGCGTCAACCAGATAATGGAGAGCAAAGTGATATCAGTAGATGAAAAAGGTAGTTTAGAAGACGCTGTAAACAAAATGGTCTCAAGTGGTATAGGCGGAATACCTATAGTAGATAATGAAAACCGAGTTAAAGGAATTATAACCGAAAGAGACATCGTATCCCTTATATCGAAAATAGATATCGTTAAGGGCATTAAAGTCAAGGACATTATGACAAAAAAAGTTATAACAATACCACCAGACAGCTCAATCATGAATCTAACCACAACGATGGTTGAGCAAGGATTCAGAAGACTACCAATAATAGAAGACGGAATTTTAGTCGGCATTGTCACAGCAACAGATGTCCTTAGATATCTAGGAAACGGTGGCGTTTTCGACAAACTTGTAACCGGGGACATAAACGAAGTTCTCGATGTACCAGTTTCAGAAATAATGGTTTCAGATGTAGAAACCGGAAACAGTCAAGACCCATTAACAGATATAGCAAAAACTATGGCAAACGAAAACATTGGAAGCATTCCAATAATCGACAACAACAATCTAGAGGGAATCGTAACTGAAAACGATTTAGTAAGATCGATCATTGAGGTTCAAGAATGA
- a CDS encoding CBS domain-containing protein, with the protein MNLIDLVSAPVHAVRPEETLSHAKNIMIKKGVSRLVVVNENEKPTGMLTKTDISKGLRQDEPKWRRRPIDQIQVKNFMTTNVITSTPNKSIKEIAEIMVENNISGIPIIEESEEKTENRELIGIITKKDLIDYYANSEIDSKISEIYTPDVLTIHRHHTLNKAAEVMESERVKRLVVVEENKRPTGIITISDLTFANQNHPRNDGLAGKELKMARKASKGGEKKLRSILKDMWVAEDVMSSPLITIEPEQKAIEAARVMSEKEISGIPVVKNEELLGIITKTDIVEDIGGQK; encoded by the coding sequence ATGAACCTAATAGACCTTGTTTCAGCTCCAGTACACGCAGTAAGACCAGAAGAGACATTGTCACATGCAAAAAACATAATGATCAAAAAAGGAGTCAGTCGGCTAGTAGTTGTAAACGAAAACGAAAAACCAACCGGAATGCTAACAAAAACAGACATAAGCAAGGGATTAAGACAAGATGAACCTAAATGGAGAAGACGGCCAATAGACCAAATACAAGTAAAAAACTTCATGACCACCAATGTAATAACCTCAACCCCAAACAAATCCATAAAAGAAATCGCTGAAATAATGGTGGAAAACAACATAAGCGGTATCCCAATAATAGAAGAATCTGAAGAAAAAACAGAAAACAGAGAACTAATCGGTATTATAACCAAAAAAGACCTAATCGACTATTACGCAAACTCTGAAATCGATTCAAAAATATCCGAGATATACACACCAGACGTACTCACAATACATCGACACCATACCCTAAATAAAGCAGCTGAGGTAATGGAGTCAGAGCGGGTTAAAAGACTGGTTGTGGTTGAAGAAAACAAACGGCCCACAGGGATAATAACAATCAGCGACCTTACATTCGCAAACCAAAACCACCCTAGAAACGATGGTCTAGCAGGTAAAGAACTAAAGATGGCTCGAAAAGCATCAAAAGGTGGAGAAAAGAAATTAAGATCTATTTTAAAAGACATGTGGGTTGCTGAAGATGTTATGTCCAGCCCCCTAATAACAATAGAGCCTGAACAAAAAGCCATTGAAGCTGCTAGAGTTATGTCTGAAAAAGAAATAAGCGGCATTCCTGTCGTTAAAAATGAAGAATTATTAGGAATAATCACGAAAACCGACATCGTGGAAGACATAGGAGGTCAAAAATGA
- a CDS encoding CBS domain-containing protein, whose amino-acid sequence MTKKIKDLMKKPVSIDKNQPLSVAMDKMDKHGLYQIPVTNNGIYHGSLTYRDIARELGSGSKSEKPASNLKVSTAYQKTSATARENDSLIETFCAFASSKIYTLSIVNDNKVTGIIRSQDLLKNVDTQKTLKETKITSKNYEILKPDDRVVHARRKIIDNNYSCLPILEQDEVAGLITPKEIAIGLKKFRKLVPDKKQDYRIRNLLVKDIMQVNPTKINPNKTIEQISQKMNENDVREAVVLEEQLEGIINHLDIIKYWCGDER is encoded by the coding sequence ATGACTAAAAAAATTAAAGACCTAATGAAAAAACCCGTTTCAATAGACAAAAACCAGCCATTGTCAGTAGCAATGGACAAAATGGATAAACATGGATTATACCAAATACCAGTCACCAACAACGGAATATACCACGGATCCCTAACATATAGAGACATAGCAAGAGAACTTGGTTCTGGAAGCAAATCAGAGAAACCAGCATCAAACCTTAAAGTCTCAACTGCATACCAAAAAACCAGCGCAACAGCCAGGGAAAACGACAGCCTAATCGAAACATTCTGTGCATTCGCATCAAGCAAAATATACACACTCTCCATCGTCAACGACAACAAAGTAACCGGAATAATAAGATCACAAGACCTCCTTAAAAATGTAGACACCCAGAAAACACTAAAAGAAACAAAAATCACCTCCAAAAACTATGAAATCCTAAAACCCGATGACCGAGTTGTACACGCAAGAAGAAAAATAATAGACAACAACTACAGTTGCCTACCAATCCTAGAACAAGATGAAGTAGCCGGATTAATAACACCAAAAGAAATCGCCATAGGCCTAAAAAAATTTAGAAAACTCGTTCCAGACAAAAAACAAGACTACAGAATAAGAAACCTACTAGTAAAAGACATAATGCAAGTAAACCCAACCAAAATCAATCCAAACAAAACAATCGAACAAATATCACAAAAAATGAATGAAAACGACGTAAGAGAAGCCGTAGTTCTAGAAGAACAACTTGAAGGAATAATAAACCACCTAGATATAATCAAATATTGGTGTGGTGATGAAAGATAA
- a CDS encoding RNA ligase: MKDNLTKITKNNLKITEEKIKKGLEKQIIIKEKNHYRFNKTWSGIERGTSIFSDGSVIHGFPKIRRAMLLNPTIKKHFPNEVIIEEKMNGYNVRAAITGNEIVGLTRSGLICPYTTAKIKEKIGPEIFEENPELVLCGEMIGPDNPYVPKDIYDVESVDFVIFDIMKKQSGSFLDLKQRNKLIDKYQLKNVRSFGKHKSSKAHKKGFEIIKKLSNEGREGILFKDPEHKIPPIKYTTSISNCSDLKFAYRYYNDYGSDFVHSRVVREGFQSYEWGENEQQLEERAKRLGHSILNSIKKTIQEKNNGKKITEDISIKIKKLRTAEKFKKHLEKQGVEFEVKDIEELKDGYRVQISKVMRPTNDKTKSLLKGDLW, from the coding sequence ATGAAAGATAACCTAACCAAAATAACAAAAAACAACCTAAAAATAACAGAAGAAAAAATCAAGAAAGGCCTTGAAAAACAAATAATAATCAAAGAAAAAAACCACTACCGGTTCAACAAAACCTGGAGCGGAATAGAACGAGGAACCTCAATATTCAGTGACGGCAGTGTGATACATGGTTTCCCCAAAATAAGGAGAGCCATGTTACTCAACCCAACAATAAAAAAACACTTCCCAAACGAAGTGATCATAGAAGAAAAAATGAATGGCTATAACGTGAGGGCTGCGATAACCGGCAATGAAATCGTAGGCTTAACACGTAGCGGACTTATATGTCCATATACCACAGCTAAAATTAAAGAAAAAATAGGGCCCGAGATATTTGAAGAAAACCCTGAACTAGTTCTATGTGGCGAGATGATCGGGCCCGACAATCCATACGTACCAAAAGACATCTACGACGTAGAGTCAGTAGACTTCGTTATCTTCGATATAATGAAAAAACAGAGTGGTAGTTTTCTTGACCTCAAACAAAGAAATAAATTGATTGATAAATATCAATTAAAAAACGTACGTAGTTTTGGAAAACACAAATCAAGTAAAGCACATAAAAAAGGATTTGAAATAATAAAAAAACTATCAAATGAAGGACGTGAAGGAATATTATTCAAAGACCCTGAACACAAAATACCTCCAATTAAATATACAACATCAATCAGTAATTGTAGTGACCTAAAGTTTGCATATAGGTATTATAACGATTATGGAAGTGATTTTGTACATTCAAGAGTTGTTAGAGAAGGTTTCCAGTCCTATGAGTGGGGTGAAAACGAACAACAACTTGAAGAAAGAGCCAAGAGACTAGGACACTCAATACTAAACTCAATAAAAAAAACAATTCAAGAAAAAAACAATGGAAAAAAAATAACAGAAGACATTTCAATAAAAATAAAAAAACTAAGAACCGCTGAAAAATTCAAAAAACACCTAGAAAAACAAGGGGTTGAGTTTGAAGTTAAAGATATCGAAGAACTAAAAGATGGATACAGAGTACAGATTTCAAAAGTAATGCGACCAACAAATGACAAAACAAAATCCCTACTAAAAGGAGACCTCTGGTAA
- a CDS encoding DHH family phosphoesterase has translation MKDKYKKLINQAKHCTTPIRTAENALIISHIDADGLTSAAIASKALSREGIKHKIEFVKSLEPKKIKELEKQKHDLIFFTDLGSGLSPELKKIEPEIVICDHHIPQHAPIEEIWELNPHHVGIDGSTELSGASTTLTLAKALNQKNQELSDLAIVGSVGDIQDSTGKLIGPNREILKQAQKNNIIKIKKDIRLFGKQTRPIHKLLEYSSDPYIPTITGKEENCIKLIKNQGIPLKENNKWRRWIDLTQNEKKAIVSSLINKALEKGVSEKTINRLIGEVYILEKEEPGTELRDASEFSTLLNATARYNHSKTGLQLCLGKRNEVYKKAKKLLQNHRKNLVDGIKYIEQKSTKKMDNIQYIDCENKIRDTIVGIVAGMALGSNKIDRNLPIIALADKGQDKKISARTTQKMINKGINLGKAMNQASETVEGNGGGHDIAAGATIPKTKTKQFLNELNIIITNQINN, from the coding sequence TTGAAAGATAAATACAAAAAACTAATCAATCAAGCAAAACACTGCACAACCCCCATACGGACTGCAGAAAACGCATTAATAATATCACATATAGATGCAGATGGATTAACATCAGCAGCAATAGCCTCAAAAGCATTAAGTCGAGAAGGAATAAAACACAAAATCGAGTTCGTAAAAAGCCTTGAACCAAAAAAAATCAAAGAACTTGAAAAACAAAAACATGATTTAATATTTTTTACAGACCTAGGGTCAGGCCTTTCTCCAGAACTTAAAAAAATAGAGCCAGAAATAGTAATCTGCGATCACCACATACCTCAACACGCCCCAATAGAAGAAATATGGGAACTAAATCCACATCACGTAGGCATAGACGGTTCAACCGAACTATCCGGAGCCTCAACAACACTAACACTAGCCAAAGCATTAAACCAAAAAAACCAAGAACTATCAGACCTAGCGATTGTAGGAAGCGTTGGAGACATCCAAGACTCAACCGGAAAACTCATCGGTCCAAACAGAGAAATACTCAAACAAGCCCAAAAAAACAACATAATAAAAATAAAAAAAGACATACGGCTTTTTGGAAAACAAACAAGACCAATCCACAAACTACTTGAATACTCAAGCGATCCATACATCCCAACCATAACAGGGAAAGAAGAAAACTGTATCAAACTAATAAAAAACCAAGGAATACCACTAAAAGAAAACAACAAATGGAGAAGATGGATAGACCTCACTCAAAACGAAAAAAAAGCCATTGTTTCAAGCCTAATCAACAAAGCACTCGAAAAAGGTGTTTCAGAAAAAACAATAAACAGGCTTATTGGCGAAGTATACATACTAGAAAAAGAAGAACCTGGAACAGAACTACGAGACGCCAGCGAGTTTTCAACACTACTTAACGCAACAGCCAGATACAACCACTCAAAAACAGGCCTCCAACTATGCCTAGGAAAACGAAACGAAGTATACAAAAAAGCAAAAAAACTACTTCAAAACCACCGTAAAAACCTAGTAGACGGCATAAAATACATCGAACAAAAAAGCACTAAAAAAATGGATAATATCCAATACATAGATTGTGAAAACAAAATAAGAGACACAATCGTCGGAATAGTCGCCGGCATGGCACTAGGCTCAAACAAAATCGATAGAAACCTACCAATAATTGCTTTAGCCGACAAAGGCCAAGACAAAAAAATATCCGCAAGAACAACACAAAAAATGATAAACAAAGGAATAAACCTTGGAAAAGCAATGAACCAAGCCTCAGAAACCGTAGAAGGAAATGGAGGCGGCCACGACATAGCAGCAGGAGCAACAATCCCTAAAACCAAAACAAAACAATTTCTAAATGAACTAAATATTATAATAACCAACCAAATTAATAACTAA
- a CDS encoding MBL fold metallo-hydrolase, producing MNNETVFLNDVSNRIGEETPSSDIYIKKPDTLIDTGMDGDLIYNLLMEMGLEDEINYIILTHCHYDHSGGAKKLRELTDAKIAIHRNGYSSLSEGDGLKTASSLFGTKLDSFEPDISLNEDDVISGLKVIHTPGHTDDSICLYDTETKELFTGDTVFSNGRPGRSDLKTGNTKQLIQSLEKIQKLDIKKIYTGHGGPGKPEAIEKAIKYLKTAYI from the coding sequence TTGAATAATGAAACTGTTTTTTTAAATGATGTTTCAAATAGAATTGGTGAAGAAACTCCTTCCTCTGACATATATATTAAAAAACCTGACACTTTAATCGACACTGGCATGGATGGCGATCTAATTTATAACTTGCTTATGGAAATGGGGTTGGAGGATGAAATAAATTATATTATATTGACTCACTGTCATTATGATCATTCAGGGGGGGCAAAAAAACTTCGAGAGTTAACTGATGCTAAAATAGCTATTCATAGAAATGGATATAGTTCTTTAAGTGAGGGTGATGGTTTAAAAACTGCATCATCTTTGTTCGGAACAAAACTCGATTCATTTGAACCGGATATATCGTTAAATGAAGATGACGTAATTAGTGGGTTAAAAGTTATACACACACCTGGCCATACAGATGATAGTATATGTCTATATGACACGGAAACTAAAGAGTTGTTCACTGGAGACACAGTATTTTCAAATGGACGGCCTGGACGTTCAGACCTAAAAACAGGGAACACAAAACAATTAATCCAGTCATTGGAAAAAATACAGAAACTAGATATAAAAAAGATTTACACTGGACATGGCGGACCTGGAAAACCAGAAGCAATTGAAAAGGCGATTAAATACTTAAAAACAGCTTATATCTAA
- a CDS encoding DUF123 domain-containing protein: MRVEDKEIKVGALGEKKFNGIYIYVGSALGPGGLKRIKRHIEVGLGKRDVERWHIDYLLKEAELIGYVYSHTNREVECDIARELNQNDKTIDFGCSDCKCESHLFRIKKLHNGLNKIKKAYINNSLQPKIKLLDDEI, translated from the coding sequence TTGAGAGTTGAGGACAAAGAAATTAAGGTAGGAGCACTTGGAGAGAAAAAATTTAATGGCATATACATTTATGTTGGCTCAGCGTTAGGTCCTGGAGGTCTTAAAAGAATAAAAAGACATATAGAAGTTGGTTTAGGTAAAAGAGATGTGGAGCGATGGCATATTGATTACCTACTTAAGGAGGCAGAGTTAATAGGGTATGTTTATTCGCATACAAATCGAGAGGTTGAATGCGATATAGCTAGAGAACTAAACCAGAACGATAAAACCATAGATTTTGGATGTAGCGACTGTAAATGCGAAAGCCATTTATTCAGAATTAAAAAACTCCATAATGGATTAAATAAAATAAAAAAAGCATACATAAATAATAGCCTTCAACCAAAAATCAAATTACTGGATGATGAGATATAG
- a CDS encoding CBS domain-containing protein yields MNKKIEEVSKRKKEKNKVKDYMTTDVVIVEPEDTVNEIVEMINQTGHDGFPVVERGEVKGYICAKHLLLKEKTEPAYKLMSEDVTLAYKEMDVEDAARLMFREGVSKLPVVRETGRMIGIISNTDVIRSQIERADSDKIYNLKKTLEDIHGLDVKITKGYVEIDELIPTQRMIHNDELKGRMYEMRKGLAEPIIVVEKPRKTILVDGHHRAVASKKLGIKEIEAHKLKIDTDKEIGLEKIPTSSGIKTLSQIEIIDYPPHPLVKLTKMYGEKKNKNNDLK; encoded by the coding sequence ATGAATAAAAAAATTGAGGAAGTAAGTAAACGGAAAAAAGAAAAAAACAAAGTAAAGGATTACATGACAACCGATGTTGTAATCGTTGAACCCGAAGACACAGTTAATGAAATAGTTGAAATGATTAATCAAACCGGACACGATGGATTTCCAGTAGTTGAAAGAGGAGAGGTAAAAGGATATATCTGTGCAAAACACCTCCTCCTGAAAGAAAAAACCGAGCCAGCATACAAACTAATGTCAGAAGATGTGACGCTAGCTTACAAAGAAATGGACGTTGAAGATGCCGCAAGACTAATGTTCAGAGAGGGAGTCTCAAAACTACCAGTAGTCCGTGAAACAGGCAGAATGATTGGAATCATTTCAAATACAGATGTAATAAGATCACAGATAGAGAGAGCAGATTCAGACAAGATATACAACCTCAAAAAAACACTTGAAGACATACATGGATTAGATGTCAAAATAACGAAAGGATACGTAGAAATCGATGAATTAATACCAACACAACGAATGATACACAACGATGAACTGAAAGGCAGGATGTACGAAATGAGAAAAGGACTGGCAGAACCAATAATAGTGGTTGAGAAACCAAGAAAAACAATACTAGTAGATGGTCATCATCGAGCAGTAGCATCAAAAAAACTTGGAATAAAAGAAATAGAAGCACATAAACTAAAAATAGACACTGACAAAGAAATCGGTCTGGAAAAAATACCTACAAGTAGTGGAATAAAAACATTAAGCCAAATAGAAATAATCGACTACCCACCACACCCCTTAGTAAAACTCACAAAGATGTATGGCGAGAAAAAAAATAAAAACAACGATCTAAAATGA
- the hisE gene encoding phosphoribosyl-ATP diphosphatase, with amino-acid sequence MNLEILQEIKNVIEDRKKNPKKDSYVNQLLKNEDKILEKIGEESTELIISTKNINQKNGKQEFIHEAADLIFHTILLCQSQNIDFNEVLKELEKRRR; translated from the coding sequence ATGAATCTAGAAATCCTACAAGAAATAAAAAACGTAATTGAGGACCGTAAAAAAAACCCGAAAAAAGACTCCTACGTAAACCAACTTCTAAAAAACGAAGACAAGATACTTGAAAAAATTGGAGAAGAATCAACTGAATTAATAATATCAACAAAAAACATCAACCAAAAAAACGGGAAACAAGAATTTATACATGAAGCCGCAGACCTAATATTCCACACCATATTACTATGCCAATCCCAAAACATCGACTTCAATGAAGTATTAAAAGAACTAGAAAAAAGAAGAAGATAA
- a CDS encoding CBS domain-containing protein, which produces MELTPTQCEILNALINLYQKEKSAVKGEKVASAINRNPGTIRNQMQSLKALELIEGVPGPKGGYKPTSGAYKALDYESFDEGEPVQIFLGGDKIEGATATEIDLTTLPQPDQCKATIRILGDIKSFEGGEEIQIGPTPVNKMLIRGEVAGRDDLDNKLIIKIKEIHSIPRIPVREISSNNLITLDFDESVQKATAKMYENNIKGAPVTKGSEIVGMVTLTDIAKAFGEGRVEVKVNEVMTKDIISISGESFLDDAMVKLDEHDISRLLVVEDDEPTGIITMRDILRRLVPFNFS; this is translated from the coding sequence ATGGAATTAACTCCGACTCAATGTGAAATTCTAAATGCCTTGATAAATCTATATCAAAAGGAAAAGTCTGCTGTGAAAGGGGAGAAGGTTGCTTCTGCTATTAATAGGAATCCAGGTACTATTAGAAACCAAATGCAGTCTCTTAAGGCATTGGAGTTAATTGAGGGTGTTCCTGGCCCTAAAGGTGGGTATAAACCTACTTCTGGGGCTTATAAAGCTCTTGATTATGAGAGTTTTGACGAAGGTGAGCCTGTACAGATTTTTCTTGGTGGAGATAAGATTGAGGGAGCCACAGCAACTGAGATTGATTTAACCACGTTACCACAACCTGATCAATGTAAGGCTACAATACGTATTCTTGGAGATATTAAGTCTTTTGAGGGTGGTGAAGAGATTCAGATTGGGCCTACTCCAGTTAATAAGATGTTGATTCGTGGTGAGGTCGCTGGCAGGGATGATTTAGATAATAAACTTATAATTAAGATTAAAGAGATACATTCCATCCCACGTATACCTGTTAGGGAGATTTCTTCAAATAACTTAATTACTTTAGATTTTGATGAATCGGTTCAGAAAGCAACTGCAAAGATGTATGAAAATAATATTAAAGGCGCTCCAGTAACTAAAGGCTCTGAGATAGTTGGAATGGTTACTTTAACCGATATAGCAAAAGCTTTTGGTGAAGGAAGAGTTGAAGTTAAGGTAAATGAAGTTATGACCAAGGATATTATATCTATTTCAGGAGAAAGCTTTTTGGATGACGCTATGGTTAAGCTGGATGAACACGATATCAGTCGTCTTTTGGTAGTAGAAGACGATGAACCTACAGGTATAATAACAATGAGAGATATCTTAAGGAGATTGGTTCCCTTTAACTTCTCTTAA
- the fdhD gene encoding formate dehydrogenase accessory sulfurtransferase FdhD, whose product MTISNQLLLRFLTLKLYNKTQKTQTKTGEQKMYKEKDVIIAGKKQKKKIPIEEPTSLFINGKHFKTFMITPEMKKEFTIGHLICEGLVSKPKEIESIDIEGNEINAILKGYKQQPSQGLIVSGCGGGTNYLDEENLPKIKNTKKFNLKQINQFMIEVLETGKSSGLHSSGIKSQTQNFQKIIKDIGRHNTIDKIVGAAIKQKINLKNCYIVSTGRMSSDMALKCAKAGIPIAGSHRSLTTLAIEIGEKTNLTILGKLSKPKKTEIYTNPNQIK is encoded by the coding sequence ATGACTATTAGTAATCAATTATTATTAAGGTTTTTGACACTAAAACTATACAACAAAACACAAAAAACCCAAACAAAAACTGGAGAACAAAAAATGTATAAAGAAAAAGACGTCATAATAGCCGGAAAAAAACAAAAAAAGAAAATACCAATAGAAGAACCAACCTCACTATTCATAAATGGTAAACACTTCAAAACATTCATGATCACTCCAGAAATGAAAAAAGAATTCACAATAGGACACCTAATATGCGAAGGCCTAGTATCCAAACCAAAAGAAATAGAATCAATAGACATTGAAGGAAATGAAATAAACGCAATACTAAAAGGATACAAACAACAACCAAGCCAAGGACTAATCGTAAGTGGGTGTGGCGGAGGAACAAACTACCTAGACGAAGAAAACCTACCAAAAATCAAAAACACAAAAAAATTCAACCTAAAACAAATAAACCAATTCATGATAGAAGTACTGGAAACAGGAAAAAGCAGCGGACTACACAGCAGTGGAATAAAATCCCAAACACAAAACTTCCAAAAAATCATCAAAGACATAGGACGACACAACACAATAGACAAAATAGTCGGTGCAGCAATAAAACAAAAAATCAACCTAAAAAACTGTTATATAGTATCAACAGGCAGAATGTCATCAGACATGGCCCTAAAATGCGCAAAAGCCGGAATACCAATAGCAGGATCACATAGATCACTAACCACCCTAGCAATAGAAATCGGAGAAAAAACCAACCTCACAATACTAGGAAAACTAAGCAAACCCAAAAAAACAGAAATATACACAAACCCAAACCAAATCAAATAA